ATGCTCTTTGTTTGTTTTAAAAAAATAAAGTTTGATTTTTTGTATATCAAACGTTTAAGTGGGCTGGTAGCTGGACTACTTGTTTTTTTTCATATTGTTTTCCATAGTATTGCAATAGAACTAATAAAAGCCGCTTATATGATTTCAATAAAAAGACTTAGTGTATTATTTACAGTAATTTATGGAAAAATGATATTTAAGGAAGAAAATTTTGTTGTGCGTTTTTTAGGAGCGTTGTTCATGCTCACAGGAGCTTTGATTATAACATTTAAGGGCAAATAAATGTTGACAAAGTTTATAAAGAAAATTATGTAAAACAATTTTATAAAAAGAGACTGAATCCAATTATATTTAATAGTATAAAAATATTTAATTAAAATAAAGAGGTGAATATAAAATGCTTTGTACAACTGTAAGAAAAGATAATGAATGTTCTTTTATGACAGCTAAAGGGTGTTCCTATAAAGAAGGATCTTGTTTCCCAATAGTTGATGACTGTAATGGATGTAACCGAGTTATTGAATTTTCTGGCCAAAAATATTGTTCAGCCTGCCCTGAACCTGCTTCAAAATGGAAAAAAGATAAATGTAATCTTGCAACACATATTGCTGCTGTAGCAGCTAAAGAAGCTGGCAAGAAAGTTAACCCATTAAAAGCATCTAAGAGAGCAAGTAAAGGTAAAAAATAATTAACATTAACAACTTTAAATTTTTTTGTATTAGGAAAAAGCACTATGAACCCTATAGCAAAGCAATTGAATGAAATTATAAACGACGCGAATCCTTACATTTTAGAAATGCTTTCAAGCATAGGAAAAAATTTGTTTTTCCCAAAAGGAATACTTCAGCAAAGTGCAGAAGCTAAAGAAAAAGCTCATAAAATTAATGCAACAATAGGTATAGCAAAAGAAGGCAAAGGAATTATGCATTTTCCTTCTGTTATGTCTCTGCTTGATGGAATTACTCCAGAAGAATCATTAACCTATGCGCCATCTTATGGAATACCGGCATTAAGAAAAGTATGGAAAGAATCTATTTTTAAAAAAAATCCTTCTATTGCTAATAAACAAATCAGCCTTCCTGTTGTTACTTGCGGTATTACAAATGGAATAAGTGTTTTTGGAGATGTATGGGTTGACCCAGGCGACTCAATAATATTACCCGAAATGATGTGGGGAAATTACAATATGATACTTAATGTTCGAAGAGGAGCTCAAATTGTAAATTATCCTACATTTCAAGACAATAAAGCCTTTAATGTAAAAGCTTTTGAACAGGTTTTAAAAGAACAAGCAAAAAAAAGTAATAAAATTATTGCTCTGCTTAATTTTCCACATAACCCAACAGGATATACAGCTACAGAGGAAGAATCTCAAAATATTGCAAATGCTATAATTGATGTAGCGGAAAGTGGGAAAAATGTTATAGCTGTTTTCGATGATTCTTATTTTGGATTGTTTTATGATGAGGCTTGTGCAAAAGAATCTGTATTTTCTAAGGTATGCGGAGCTCATCCAAGAATAGTTGCTATAAAGCTTGATGGAGCAACTAAAGAAAGTTTTGTATGGGGTCTAAGAGTCGGATTTATTACATATGGCATTAACGCAAAAGGCGACATGGCTAAAGTTTATGATGCCCTTGAAAGAAAAACAGCTGGAGACATAAGAGGTAATATTTCTAATGCTTCCCATTTGAGCCAGAGTGTTATATTAAAGTCCATGCAAAATCCTAATCATGCATCTGAATTTAATCAGAAATATAGCATTCTTAAAAAAAGAGCTCTCCGTGTAAAAGAAGTTTTAAATAATTCTAAATACAATGAAGCATGGAGTGTTTATCCTTTCAATTCAGGCTATTTTATGTGCATTCAATTAAAAACTGTAGATGCCGAAACTTTACGGGTTCATCTTTTAAATAACTATGGAGTAGGATTGATAGCTCTTGGAGAAAAAAATATTCGAGTTGCTTTTTCTTGCATAGAAGAAAATGAGGTTGAAGATTTATTTGATATAATTCTTAAAGGTGTAGAAGATTTAAAAAAATGATATGAATGTATTATATGTAGGTCAGGAATTTTTTTCATTTGCCAAAAGGTGTATATGTAATTCCTGTCCTACAAACTAAAAAAGATTACACTCATCGTGAACAGGAACAATGAGGTGAGATTGAATATTGAATGTTATAAAAAGCTTAAAAGAAAAATTAATTAAAATTTTTAATAAGCCCATAAGCAAGTTTGGTAAATCAAAAAGAAAATCAAGACGAAAAATGATTGCCAAAGAAAGCAAGTGGGCTTTTTATTTTATACTGATTGGTATAATAACAGGCATTGGTACAATTGCATTTAGCTATCTATGTCAATTAGGTGTCCATATTTTTATGGATATTGCCGCTGGTTATAGACCCCCTGTTCCTGCTGGAGAGCACCATATATTTCATATGACTGATATTCCTTTAAATAAATGGGTCTTGCTTTTTCTTCCAGCAATGGGAGGAATTTTAAGTGGTTTCATTGTATATAAATTTGCTCCTGAAGCTGAAGGGCATGGTACTGATGCTGTAATACGTTCTTACCATAAAGAAGGTGGTTTTGTCAGAGCTCGTGTTCCATATATAAAAACTATTGCGTCAGCGTTAACCCTTACCACTGGAGGGTCTGGAGGAACAGAAGGGCCTATTGCTCAAATCGGTTCTGGTTTTGGAGCTTTCCTTGCCACAAAATTTAAATTATCTGTAAGGGAAAGACGAATAATGTTAGCCGCTGGAATGGGTGCTGGCATTGGAAGCATTTTTAGAACTCCTATGGCTGGCGCTCTTTTTGCCGCTGAAATATTATATAAAGACCCAGAGTTTGAATCTGAAGTTATTATACCTGCGGGTATTTCATCTATAGTAGCTTATTGTATATTTTGTCTTCAATTTGGATGGGGTTCTTTATTTCAATCGCCAGATTTTAAATTTCATAATCCCCTTGCATTAGGGCCTTATTTTGTACTCGCTATAGTTCTTGTCTTGTTTGCAATTCTTTATATTAAATCTTTTTATGGTATCACAGGTTTATTTCATAAGCTTAAAATTCCGAATTATTTCAAGCCTGCTATTGGCGGACTTTTGACTGGAATAATTGGATTTTTCTTGCCTCAAACATTATCCATGGGATATGGATATGCTCAACAAGCAATTCTAAACCAGTTAAGCATATCTTTTCTGCTTTATCTCGCAATAGGGAAAATATTCACAACAGCCTTTTCAATAGGATCAGGGGGCAGCGGAGGCGTATTTGGTCCATCCATTGTAATAGGAGGAGCAGTTGGAGGAGTCATTGGAAATTTATTTCACCTATTAATGCCCACAGTTGTAGTAAATCCTGGTGCTTTTGTAATAGTTGGTATGGCTGGATTTTTTGCGGCTGTTTCTAATACTCCTATAGCAACAATAATTCTTGTAAGCGAAATGACCAATTCATATCATCTTCTTTTACCGAGCCTTCTCGTCTGCTCAATATCCTACAGTTTATCACCAGGATGGACTATTTTTAAAGAGCAAGTAAAGAGTAAGGTTGATTCTCCAGCTCATACTGGGGAGTTTATGGTTGATGTACTTCAGGCTATCAAAGTAAAAGACTTAATACACAGAGTTAAAAAAGTCGATGTAATCCCAGAAAATATGGACTTTTTGGAATTTAAAAAGTTTTTTTGTGAAACAAAACAGCACTATTTCCCTGTAATTGATAATGATAAAAGACTTTCAGGAATATTTTCCAGCACCGATGTAAGAGGAGTTCTTTTTTCTCATGACATTGAACACCTTGTAATAATGAAAGATATTGCTACACCGGATATTATTTCATGTAATCCTTCAGAAGACCTTCATTCTGTGTTACAAAAATTTACTAAGAAAAATATAGACAGCCTTCCAGTAGTAAATGATAATGATTCTGGAATCCTTATTGGTATGCTAAATAGAAGAGAATTAATTGATTTTTACAATAATCAAATTAAAAGACTGAAAGCAGAAGCTTTAGGCTGATTTTTATTCCAATATGGATGCCGCTTCGATATTTTTCTTATGTTGATTGCGAGCGAATTTCTGCCCACATATATGTGTGGGCAGTGGGTATATATTTTATGATGCTTGACCTTCAGGTCCTATAATAGATCCAACGCGCTTATATAAAATATGATCAGGAGAAACATAAATACGTGACCTCATATATACTTCTGTTATGCCATTGTCAATTTGCTTAATTTTCATAATTTCAGCGCCTCTAATCCATGTTTCGGTTTCCAGTTTAACAATATCATAATCTACCGCTTCATTTTCAAGCCTTGCCCATTCCGCAATATATATTCCTTGAATTTTTTCAGCAAGTTTTCGATATCCATCAGCAACGGCAGCTCGTTCAGCTAATAAGATAGCTTGACCTTTACTTATTGAATTTTCAGGAGCTATACCCTTTCCAATGACATGCACTGTCAAAACTCCGTTGGCATCTGGTAAACCTGGATATTGGCCTAATATTCGAGATGGATCTCCAGGAGTAAGGGGCTTTATATAAGCAGTTCCTTCCTGGGGAGCTGGTCGTTCTAAAGGAACTTGCGCTTGAGAAGGCACAAACGGTGCAATTGGTGTTATTGGAACTGGCACAGGAGCGGCACATCCAATAAATAAAGTTAAAAATAAAATCGTTATTGTTTTGACTAAATTTTTTTTCATTTTTTTTTTCCTCCGTTAACTCAAAATATTATTTAATAAAATTGACGATAATTGATATTAGAATCAAAAAAGCAAGAAATATTCCAAAATATCTGTGAAGCTTTGTAAAGGTAAAATGAAAGAGATACATCATTAATTAATTGGAAAAATTTTCCTATAAAAAAATGACATATCATTAATTTTTTTAAAATATTCTTGAGCTTCGGAATAAAAAAAATTAACATAGTTAACTATACAGGAATCCTAACATTTAACCATTTAAGTATATTTTTGGAGCAGTAAAAGCATGAATATTTTAGTAGTTGGAGGAGCCGGTTATATAGGCTCACATATGTGTAAATATCTTAGTAAACATAATTTTAAACCGATTGTCCTTGATAATCTTTGCTGTGGGCATAAAGAATCCGTAAAATGGGGTCCTTTTATAGAAGGCTCAATTGAAGACAGCACTCTTGTTGATAATATATTTTCAAATTATAAAATTTCCGCTGTTATGCATTTTGCAGCGTTCTGTTATGTTGGAGAATCAGTTACAGAACCTTTAAAATATTATCAAAACAATGTCAGCGCTACTATAAACCTTCTTGAATCAATGATGAAACATAATATTTTAAATTTTATATTTTCTTCTTCCTGCGCTACCTATGGTGAGCCTAAAAAATTGCCAATAGAAGAAACAGAGGAGCAAAATCCTATCAACCCCTATGGAAAAACTAAATTAATGGTTGAACATATTCTAAAAGATTTTGAGAAGGCTTATGGAATGAAACATTTTTGTTTGCGATATTTTAATGCTGCTGGTGCTGATCCTGATGGGATGTTAGGGGAAGATCACAGACCAGAAACTCATCTTATTCCTATAGCTATTCAGGCTGCTCTTGGGCGAAGAGAACTTGTAAATATCTACGGAAATAATTATGAAACTAAAGATGGCACATGCGTAAGAGATTATATTCATGTTGAAGATTTAGCCCAAGCTCATCTTCTTGCATTAAAAAAAATTTTAGAAGGAGAACCATCTGGACATTATAACTTAGGTAATGGCGATGGTTTTTCAGTAAAAGAAATAATTGATATTGTAAGTAAAACTTCAGGGAAAAAAATTAAAACAATAATAAGTGAAAAAAGACCTGGTGACCCCGCTGTTTTAGTTGGATCAAATAAAAAAGCTATTTCTGATCTTGGATGGAATCCTCAATATACAGATATTAAAAAAATAATTGAAACAGCATGGAAATGGCATCAAGCAAATCCTAATGGATATTCAAAATAGGGAACGATTTTTCAATCATTCCCTGCTTACAACTTAAACTTGTTCATTACCATTGGCGTTGAGGAGGCCGAGGATACTGGGAACATGGTTGTTGATAAGGCTGATATGGAGGAGAATAAGACTGTTGATAGTAAGGATTAGGATTTTGATTTTGATTAGGATTTTGATAATAATATTGAGGCGGAGGCTGTGGTTGAGGCGGACGCTGTTTATAAATAACATGATCAGGAGATGCATATATACGGGCTCTCATATAGGCTTCTACAATTCCATTTTCTCCTTCCTTTATTTTTAACACTTCAACTCCCCTAAGCCATGTTTCCATTTCTGTGCGAACGAAATCAAAATCAACTGATTCATTTTCCATTTCTTGCCATTGGTATATTTTCACACCGTGAATTTTTTCAGCAAGTTTTCGATAACCGTCATTAATAGCTGATCTTTCAGCTAAAAGAGAAGCTTCTCCTTTATTTGTAGCGCTTTCTGGAGCAACGCCTTTGCCAACAACATGAAATGTTATGAATCCGTCTCTATCAGGCATACCAGGATAATTTCCTAACACTTTATCAGGATCTCCAGGAGTTAAAGGTTTTATACAGTCAACTTTTTCTTCATAATATTGAGGCTGGGAATTTCTTCCTTGTTGGGAAGATACCCAGGTATAACTCCAAGTTGGACTTGAATATCCGTCATAACCAGCATACGCAATTCCAGAGCAAAGCAATGCTGCAAGACTTATCAATAAATATTTTTTACATTTCATTTATTCCTCCAAGAGTTCAAATATAATTGTTATTTATTTTCAAAAAACGCCGATATTTCTACGCTTCTGCTCAAAGCTGAATTCGGATTTTTTTCTTCTTTTTCAGAAAGCCCGTATTCTCCATAGCTCGTAACTGCTATTATAGCAGGTGATATACCATTTTTGACAAGCTCGTGACTTACACTAGCTGCTCTATAGGCTCCAAGCTCTCTATTAGAAGGGAATTTATCCGTTTTTATTTTTCGAGGATCAGCAAAACCTTTAATTTTAATTTTAACAGGATAATCTTTTACAAGAAGGGAGAATTTTTTTAAATATTCCTTATTTTCTTTAGTCAAGTCAGCTTTTGCTGATGCAAAAAGGATAGGAAGTTGGTTTACAAGAACTATGTTTGAATCTTGCTCCAATATTTTTACCCATCCTTCGAGTCCTTTTTCTTTAATTTTTTTTTCAAGCTCTTGTTTTAAAATAGAATTTTCATGAGCAACTGGGATACCAATTAGCATTGCAACTTTTTCATTAATAGTCCACCATCCAAGGTCATTGTTCTTATATTTATTGTGAACTTTTTTATCTAATTGTTTAAGCGCATTTCCATGTTTTTTTATGAGAGATTCCATTCTATTAATTTCTTGGGAAATAACCTGAATCTTTGAATTAGAGGTTTCATAGCTTTTAGTAAGTTCTATAGGGATTTGTCTTGTTTGATCTCGTATCTTTTCTATTTTCAAGATTAGCCATTCTTGATGGGATGTTTCTTTTACTAAATCCTCTTTACTCTCTACTATCTTATGTTCATATTCAATTATCGTCCCTTCAAGGGAGTTCTTTTCAAATAATGCTGCAGATTTAAATGATTCTGGCAAAATCATGTCATTTGCCGCATATACCTCATCTACTCCTACTATTAACAAGAATATCATGCAGGCATAAAAATTTTTTTTAAACTTAGCCATAAAACCTCCATTGTTTTCAAAATAGAACGATTCAGGTTATGCTTATACCCTTAAAAATTAATACCTATAAGGGTTATAGTATTGGTTTTGATATTGGTTTGGATAATTATTATAAGGACCGCTTGTATAACATGGAGGACCCGCTGGAGGCGCTTGTCTGACACATGTAGGCGCACAGTCCCCATATCCCAATGGATCATGCATAGCGTATGGGTTATGGAGCGTTATAGGTGACCTAAACGTAAAACCACAACCGCTTATAAAAATTCCAAGACATACAATAAAAACTATAAGCACTTTTTTCATAACAATACCTCCTCGTTGATAAATCGTTAAAATAAAAAAATAAATCATTTTTTAATATCGACTAACTTATGTATTTTTTTAAATTTTATCAAATAGACTTGTCCCTAAATGGCAAGTCCGTCCAAGCTTGTCCCAAATTTTTTTCCATATCCATTCTGCTCTTTGAATTCATAATATTGACGGTTAAGGTAACTTTGAATGGATCCTTCTATTATTCTTAATGATCCTCTAACTTTAAGAGCTTCAAGCTGATTTTCATTTATCAATCTATATATAGTTTTTGTTGAGCACCTTAATATTGTCGCTGCTTCTTTGACGAGTAAAAGATTTTTCATGAAGAATACCTCTCTTTAAATTTATTTGAATACTGCTGATATTGAATTTACAATCTTTATCTTTTTATGGAAGCAAAATTTATTCCATAAATACATATTGAAATTC
The nucleotide sequence above comes from Desulfobacterales bacterium. Encoded proteins:
- a CDS encoding PxxKW family cysteine-rich protein yields the protein MLCTTVRKDNECSFMTAKGCSYKEGSCFPIVDDCNGCNRVIEFSGQKYCSACPEPASKWKKDKCNLATHIAAVAAKEAGKKVNPLKASKRASKGKK
- a CDS encoding aminotransferase class I/II-fold pyridoxal phosphate-dependent enzyme; this encodes MNPIAKQLNEIINDANPYILEMLSSIGKNLFFPKGILQQSAEAKEKAHKINATIGIAKEGKGIMHFPSVMSLLDGITPEESLTYAPSYGIPALRKVWKESIFKKNPSIANKQISLPVVTCGITNGISVFGDVWVDPGDSIILPEMMWGNYNMILNVRRGAQIVNYPTFQDNKAFNVKAFEQVLKEQAKKSNKIIALLNFPHNPTGYTATEEESQNIANAIIDVAESGKNVIAVFDDSYFGLFYDEACAKESVFSKVCGAHPRIVAIKLDGATKESFVWGLRVGFITYGINAKGDMAKVYDALERKTAGDIRGNISNASHLSQSVILKSMQNPNHASEFNQKYSILKKRALRVKEVLNNSKYNEAWSVYPFNSGYFMCIQLKTVDAETLRVHLLNNYGVGLIALGEKNIRVAFSCIEENEVEDLFDIILKGVEDLKK
- a CDS encoding chloride channel protein, with product MIAKESKWAFYFILIGIITGIGTIAFSYLCQLGVHIFMDIAAGYRPPVPAGEHHIFHMTDIPLNKWVLLFLPAMGGILSGFIVYKFAPEAEGHGTDAVIRSYHKEGGFVRARVPYIKTIASALTLTTGGSGGTEGPIAQIGSGFGAFLATKFKLSVRERRIMLAAGMGAGIGSIFRTPMAGALFAAEILYKDPEFESEVIIPAGISSIVAYCIFCLQFGWGSLFQSPDFKFHNPLALGPYFVLAIVLVLFAILYIKSFYGITGLFHKLKIPNYFKPAIGGLLTGIIGFFLPQTLSMGYGYAQQAILNQLSISFLLYLAIGKIFTTAFSIGSGGSGGVFGPSIVIGGAVGGVIGNLFHLLMPTVVVNPGAFVIVGMAGFFAAVSNTPIATIILVSEMTNSYHLLLPSLLVCSISYSLSPGWTIFKEQVKSKVDSPAHTGEFMVDVLQAIKVKDLIHRVKKVDVIPENMDFLEFKKFFCETKQHYFPVIDNDKRLSGIFSSTDVRGVLFSHDIEHLVIMKDIATPDIISCNPSEDLHSVLQKFTKKNIDSLPVVNDNDSGILIGMLNRRELIDFYNNQIKRLKAEALG
- the galE gene encoding UDP-glucose 4-epimerase GalE — translated: MNILVVGGAGYIGSHMCKYLSKHNFKPIVLDNLCCGHKESVKWGPFIEGSIEDSTLVDNIFSNYKISAVMHFAAFCYVGESVTEPLKYYQNNVSATINLLESMMKHNILNFIFSSSCATYGEPKKLPIEETEEQNPINPYGKTKLMVEHILKDFEKAYGMKHFCLRYFNAAGADPDGMLGEDHRPETHLIPIAIQAALGRRELVNIYGNNYETKDGTCVRDYIHVEDLAQAHLLALKKILEGEPSGHYNLGNGDGFSVKEIIDIVSKTSGKKIKTIISEKRPGDPAVLVGSNKKAISDLGWNPQYTDIKKIIETAWKWHQANPNGYSK
- a CDS encoding OmpA family protein, whose product is MAKFKKNFYACMIFLLIVGVDEVYAANDMILPESFKSAALFEKNSLEGTIIEYEHKIVESKEDLVKETSHQEWLILKIEKIRDQTRQIPIELTKSYETSNSKIQVISQEINRMESLIKKHGNALKQLDKKVHNKYKNNDLGWWTINEKVAMLIGIPVAHENSILKQELEKKIKEKGLEGWVKILEQDSNIVLVNQLPILFASAKADLTKENKEYLKKFSLLVKDYPVKIKIKGFADPRKIKTDKFPSNRELGAYRAASVSHELVKNGISPAIIAVTSYGEYGLSEKEEKNPNSALSRSVEISAFFENK
- a CDS encoding helix-turn-helix domain-containing protein, producing MKNLLLVKEAATILRCSTKTIYRLINENQLEALKVRGSLRIIEGSIQSYLNRQYYEFKEQNGYGKKFGTSLDGLAI